The genomic stretch GTAACAATACCCCTCGAAATAATGGGTAAGTGGAATCATATGATAAGCATTATATAGGgaacagaaaagaaaaacaagatcTCGTCTTTGCCTCTCCGTACACATTCTATTTCAAAAATTCAGTTTAAAAACATAACTTCAAATACTCCGCAATCCTTTATTACTTTGCagcttatttttttttcttcctcttcatcctcttcttcatcttcttcctttaaGTATTAATAGATTAATATAAGTCGAGCCGTGATTCGGCCGTACACGGATCGAATTAGTTCATACACTGTAACAGTCGTATTCTTTACAATATTCGTACGTAAGTCTTGTAGCAGAGACAAAAGCGCAGGTGCCCTATTCGCACTCGTTTTTAATGCTCGTCTGAACCTCCGGTGCCACCAATGAACCTCACATCTAAATCGTATATCTTCAAAGTGTGCTTTCCCTCTCATCGACATCCTACATAGTAAGACATCGGttgcttttctttttgtctctatttttcttcttacacgatatattatatataaaatatatattatatattatatatattatatatattatatatccgTGTGCATATACACATTGAAATCGTATAACATATCGGTTACAGAAACAAAGAACAAAATTACTTTCTTACACGGATTTTTACTCGGTCGTCCCTTTACAACTCATGTATCCAATGAAAGCACCAAAGATCCATTACGGTCCATTagcgaaatataatttttttgatCCTCCAAATCTCGTCAGACGCACTAGTGCACTGATTACAACTACCAAAATCATGTATGAGATCGGCTTAAGTCCCGAACAGTTAAGTGTATAAAATGTTGCAGGACACCTCTACTACGCGATACACAACGCACAAGGCGCTTTTCTTTAGTTCCACCAAGTCAGGCACGCCTGGCTTCTGAACATTAATACACATTGTCGCTGCTGGTAAAAGCATCAATTTTCCTGTATACACGTAGTGCACGTGGCCATTCGTGGTCATCATCTActgaataattttaaaaagaatATCCATTAAAAGTTATACGGCTACATGAATGGACGCGTGCACGACATGTTCACGCCAAATCTACCTAGACTAAACATAGATCCGTGAACGATCTTAATTTAAATTGAACCGTTCGTTCGGTAGAACGATTTTCAATCAAAATATTAGGGatttaatcaatttatataTCCCAACAACACTGCTCGCATTTATAAACACGGCATCACCGTTCTCGAATTTAACTGCAGTCTATTTCGTTTGTCATTAGACACGTTCATTTTCTTTTAtcaccttctttcttttttcatttttctttttttagaaaaaatCTTGCATACTTTGTACTTGTAATAACATAATAGTCTGCTAGTACCATGTTCGGAAAGATATTTCCAAATCCgcaacattttcttttcttttcttttttatcaccTCATGATTTTCAGTAAATGTGTTCGACAAGAAAAAAAATTACTAGACAAATTGTATCTATAAAATTTCGTTCTACAACTTATaaaaaacattaatttaatactttatacatgaaaatataatttgttcCTGTTTTTCTGTGATGTATAAATAAGAGAATCATCGGAATTAGTCACCAGCAACGACCAGAGTATATCTAGCTTTTTACAGTACAAAATACAGCTCCTggcacatatgtatgtatatatgtatacacatatgcgcatatatatatatatacatatacctaGTAACGAAATATTTCACCATATGTAAGGATATACTAAGGCAAAGTGCAACTGCATCCTTTGAAAGTTCGTAACAATCACTGACAATATGAACAATGGTGACCACCTGCATAACAATTATGATTGTACATACAAAATGTGCAAATTTGTATAGACCTCTgtgtttatatgtatatatacatatatacgttgTGATGATCATTGACGACCATACCGAGGTAATTGCATTCATTTTCGCTTAAAGAATCTGACATACAATGCATATATATTTTGCCCTGGTTTATGAGAATCTAAGATGATATTTCGAGTATAACTGTATATAAACTCGTAAACACTGACAATCTTACAATTGTGCAACTTTTGTTGATGTCTGAAACTAAGTctgttataaaataatagtacAACGATCCTCATTACATCCTTACACATTAAAAATTGGCGTTACTAAACCTTACTTATATGTATTCAGGGCCGGCATGTTCACTTCCTTTCCCATTACTTCTgaacttttttttcttcttaactCGAGTTGCTAGAGAGTTCGAGAGGGAGGACCGGATACAAGATGCGTGGATGTGAGAAAGGAACATAAATTTGATTTATTACGATTTTTTTCATAGTCATTATATATCCCTTTCTTATGTCAAACGGCTATCCATTTATAATTCAATGGGCTGATAATATTTCCTCCCTCAATATGAATTACCAACAAATATCTCAAATTCCATCAGCTGAAGCTGACAAAATATGTCATAAATGCTGCACttgtaaaatttcttttatgaaatatattaagaGTCCATACATCTTGCATCACAAAATAATACGCGTACGAGATAGTTTGAAGGTCAGGGGACAGAGGATTCATGTCTCTACTCTAATTCAATCGaatgtttataatattattacatcGTATAGTGTGTATTCATGTAATGCTGGATGTGTCCTATGTGTAAATGTACTTTGTGCGCGCGCACGCATGTATAGTGTAATGTAAcagcaataaaataaaaaaaataaaaaaaaaacagagacATCATAAGAAAAAACCCTTGCGAAGAGAACAACGACATGTAGAAGGGGAGGGAAACTAGGAATAAAATGGGCTTCCGGGAGTTGGGCATGGAGAGATGGAAATTCGAACGACTATGACAAAACTCATTTTTAGCAATTATACGCATCAACGAGACATACGTTCGCACATCCCTACCTAGCTACAATCCCCGGTAGTAGCGCGCGCGACGGTAAACGGCTTATCGTTAAGCGAGCGGCACGGATTCCGGTTATCTCCTACTTTCTGTCATCCTGATCACATTCACGGCTTAAATGACCAGGCTTGCCACAAGTATAGCATGCTTTTCCTCCGACTTCAGTGCAGTTACGAGCAAAATGACctgttttattacaattatagcaaCTTTGCATTCCAAAACGTCCAGAATCATTACCACCTTCGGGGCAGCTACGTGCCATATGACCAGTCTTGTTGCAGTTATAACAGCTCATTTCAGGCCCCTGTTAAAAGCATTCTAGgttacaatattattttatcgataatataCTGCATGAAATCTtgcaatatattaatatatgtaaaataaacaaatgtGATGCTAAAAATTGATATAGTAACATAAACAtatgaaaagaaagataaaatttggaaaattataGTAACCTGTTGACAGTCTTTTGCAATGTGCCCTACACCTTGGCAACGGTAGCAAAGGTCTTGATCTTCTTTACATTCTCGTGCAAAGTGTCCAAATTGGTTACACTTGTAGCACTTGTCACGACCACGGGCAAAGCCACCTTCTCGATCACGGCCACGGTCACCTCTACCTCCACCTCCACCACCTTGTGGACACTCCCGTGCATAGTGACCCATTCGGTTACATTTATAACAAGCACTTGAACTCATTTTCTATAAATCTACAACAAAAATTAAACAAcatattaatatacacacatgcATATGTATTGATATACTAACATCTTTTTTAATACACTAATAGTAAATTCAATTTTAAGTGATATATAAATTACATTACATATATAGATATGAAATGGCTACACAcatatatgaaaaaattatgtTGGTATTTAAATTAGAACATATTACCCAATCCAACATAATGctaaaatattacaataaataagatattaaaatatgatattaaaataattatggaATATAGTTTAAAACTTTGTTAAAGACtttaaattattacatattCACTAATGATCTAATAAACATCTATAATGCAAAAGTATATACTAATTAGACAATATATTGATATACATATCTTCCAAATATTATATGGAACGAAATGAAGAATAAAATGGGGAAAACAAGATACTAAAACTGTACCAGATTGCTAAAAAAAgttataaaagagaaaaaggcaAAAAAGATgaggaaatatttcaaaaatatacacTCTTTATCATAAATCTCGAAATATTaggaaaattataatatacaattgGCAACGTATTCGGAAAAATACAATAAGctattttaaataacaatataaaatGGCATCGTGTATCCAATCCATCCTAGGTACGAGTACGTAGAATGCACGTGTTTGAGGGAAGCGTCGTGCACGCGGAAGCAGTttccttatttaaaaaatactagGTAACACGACAACATTCTACcagaaaaataatattcaaatcATTATGTACAAAACCCTGAGAAATCGCCGTCTATCGTACAACGTGGCTCTCTTGCCCCCACTTTGCAGTGGTGGTACGCAAGTACGCCACGGCGCGAAGATGGCATCCGAGACTGACGCCGTACTGCGCTTTTTTTGCCTGGCCAAAGAAAAGATCGTCGAGGGCGAGGTATACATATACGATCGTGCACAAAACCCGCCGTATCGTACGATGGAAAGAAATTTTCTCCGCGATGCggcgaaacgaaataaaatccTCATTTACTAGTAGAATGAGGAATTGAACCAACGAAGTCGAGGACCACGTGTGGAATCACAGAGAAAGAACCGCGGACCCGCTATCGcgacatatattattattctttagCGACGACATAGCGACTTACCTCCGGTGCTTGATGGAATCGCACAATAAATCCTCCTCTCGTTGGTCTTTACCGACACGTCAGGAACAATGGGTCCGCGGGAAGTACTGTTTTCCTGGGAAAACTCGAACCGATACTCAGCCGAATGACTGCGGCGACCATTGACTACGGGAAGGAAGATCAGCCAGCCAATCGTAGCTACGTTGCCCGCCAAACTCTGTTGCAACCATAGACATAAGAAACATAGACCATTGGTACCAAATAAAGAAAATGATCCTCGTTGAAAAAGAGATAGAGATATTTAACgtactctctctttctttttctaacgGATATTTGCTTCGCctatagaaagagaaaggttgACTTCGCAATTTATTTCTATCTCTTTTTCAATAAGGCTCATTTTCTTCACACACTATCCGCGATCTATACTTCTTATATCTATGGTTACAACAATGGACGCCACTTCCCCTACTGCGGCTATCGTAATCAAGTTGaacaacaaaattatttatttattaatatttttaccgAAATTATCATTTTAGTTATCGCATAatgcattaattatttattaaaatatgtagTTTTTCGTGTAAACATCAATCACCGACAAAATTGAAGAAGGCAAATATGATTTTTAGAATATCGCTGGTGATCAACCTCGACATCTATTGGTTCAATATCTTCGAAATTGCGTTGATAACTTATTTCAACCAATCACCTAATGCAGCTGGAATACACCGAAATTACATTCAATTTGAAAAGAGTTCATACAAAATGCGAACCTCTACGTcttattaaaaaatgataaaataaaattgattttaaaaataGAATTGTAGTTTTGATATCGTTGGTAGTATATCAAGTAAAAAATAAGTGGTCTGTAATAAAAGCAGATAATAATTTGTATGTATTAAACAAacaatgttttatatatatatatatatatatatatatatatggagaTCATTATATATCCGTCGCTTATTGGAAGACGTGATTTataaatttcacattttataaTATGCACATGGAGTAATGCAGAaacataaatacaaaattttaagaaTATATTAAGACTTTCTCTAATAATTGTCTCTAATAAATGTCTCTTTATGTAATGTTTGTATAAAActtgataaaaaatataatactgaTAGTTGTTAACTATAAGCAATAAATATATGTTATCCtaaatattatgtatttaaaaataaatttattcatacaataaaaattagaaaattatgaaaatacaatatgtaaaacgtattttttattacatattatagtATATTTACTCATGTAAGCCATTATTGAGACAAATTATTACTTATGAAAACTACGtttataaatgataaataatgTTCAATGTAATTGTTTCatagtaattttatttataaaatgagTATCTGTAAAAAGTTATAACACTATACTTCAATATTGATACTCATTTACTTTgaaaaaatcaatttaaaaGTGCATTCGTATCATTTAAAACAATTAATGTTTctaacaaatatatattaaattattgccAACATTTGTATATtggatatacatatattcatatCGTTGCCTTGTTTACTCTACTTTTTAGATCCTAAATTTTTTACTGTatgataataacctacaaaTATAACCTACAATTTTTCGGCTTtatctcatttttattttttgtcaacTCTCTCTTGAAGTTTGATTGTATTTGTACATATATTCCTAGTAAACAAGTGCATGAGATCAGCGAAGGTGCTATGAATTATTAAGCTTTAATAATAACTGTGGAAATAAAAGTCGTATAAgatattttttcttaaaaatcgtTTATTCTGATTAcgcatacgtatgtatgtactaGGAGAAGTAAGTATATCCACtgtgtgaaatattaaaatatttgaaaaatgttaaattggtacaactttataattaaacagtgttttcaattttaattgcagaattaaataatatacattttaaagctgtttcaaattgtatttgtttggtACGCAATCGTTTGTTAGTACTTCAGTAGTACATGATAATTTAAGGTTAAGTGTAGtatgttttaataaatacattcgtaatatataaaaattaaattaaagacaATGTCTCTATACGACGATTTTGACAAACACAGAACGTCGGAAAAAGTAGTTGGATGGTCATCTAGTATCAAATTATTACAATCTCAACTACAACTAAAAAAGGCTGCTACTACACAGGTATGTGATCTTCTATAACAATGACTAGATGATAGTGGTATTTAATATTATTGCTGTACCATATTTTTAGCCAAAACGCGAACAATATAGAAAAGCAACAGCAGTATTAGCACCTGTGATAGATTTAAAGTCAAAAGCCAATCGGAACACAGAAAGAGAAGACGATGGGCCACATAATAATCCACTCTCTTCTGGTACTGTTAGCAGTATTGGAGTAGGAGGTGAATTTGATTGGAATGTAATAAATGAATATGATCCTATGTGGCCTAATGAATATGACAAAGTTGTTAAAGAACTAAGAGATTTACGTGATAGAGAACACGATCAAGAGACTGAAATGCGTAAACGTAGACGAGACAGTTCACGTTTTGAAGATACACAGGTAATATATTAAGTtcactatatatataactgAGAAAAATAGAATGTGTGGTTcacatatttttacaaataatgtGCATATTTGCTTCAGGCTTCCTCTGGGAATAGTACAATGATTCCCCCTGAAAGAGATGAGGAAAGAACTCCTACATCAAGAGGTATTGCCGGGGGAGCAGCTATAGCACCACCACCTTCCCTACAAGAATCTTCTGAGCTTCCACCTCCAACACAACCAAGACCACCAACTAGTATAGGTTATGCTACATCATCAGTAGCAGCAAAAATAATGGCTAAATATGGTTTCAAAGAAGGACAAGGACTTGGTAAAAAGGAACAAGGAATGTCTGTTGCTTTACAAGTAGAAAAAACTAGTAAACGAGGTGGAAGGATTGTTGGAGAAAGAGAACAACTTatgccaccaccaccacctgTTGCTGTTTCTCCACCTCCAACACAACAGCAAGTTCCACCTTTACAACCTTCGGAAGAACCCAGCATTACTGAAATAATGAAATGTCCGAGTAAGgtaagaaaaaaattaatttcatttgagTCTTATAGTATTAGTATTTGAGTATGGTATTTGAGATTcaagtttaataataatatttttacttcGTGAAGTTATAATTCTCATgaagtttttaatttttacgtaaatttgtgcataaagtatagaaaagtaaatatattttttgtaaaatatacatCAAAAGGAACACAATACATATGTTAAAACATTttctattacaaaatatattattaattaggttgtattattacgtaatatggttggTCCCGGAGAAGTGGATGATGATCTTgaacctgaagttaaagacGAATGTAATACGAAATATGGCGATGTAGCGCGTGTTATTATTCATGAAGTAACAGAAGCTGCTCCAGAAGAAGCTGTTAGAATCTTCGTGGAATTTAAGAGAATAGAAAGTGCTATTAAAGCTGTGGTTGATTTAAATGGACGGTTTTTCGGTGGAAGACAAGTCAAAGCAGGTTTTTATTCCAGTGAAAAACTTGATAGTTTACAATTAATGGACTAACTTCTTATTTTTAGATTTTACCTAATAAATACAACTTAAGAAAGACAATAACATGAAATTAATATACTGATTATTATGTTGAAAACTATATAATATATTGCAGTTTTGTTGAAACATTCGTGTTAAATAACATTATGAAACTtatgattatttaatttaaaattacataATAGTCAATATATTgagcaatttttcaatttatatcctgttataaacgtaataggttgcaatttatttatatgtatatataaacggTTTTTATATCTGCTCTTGATAGATCATTGCTGTTGTTTTaccaaatttaatataaattgtgTACACAATAAATATaggtaataaataaaaaaaatttataattccgcatatataataaataaaaatattaattaagctTAAGTCttcaatattttaaaatgaaaattaatattttaaaatattttaaaaagtgaataatatgaaaaaaaggaacataacttttttgtgatttcacaaaataaaataatgattatattagcaaataatGTAGCGAATTATAATTCACATATTAAAAATTtggtaattaagaaaatattgcGATTGATACAatcaatatattttactacGAAATTTAAAATCGTATAATATGATTCTCATTTCTTTGTTAATTTTTCTCATTAATTTACGTCATAAAGAATATATAGTAAAATTGtaacaatttaaatttttatctgCTATGTATAAAAGTtcaataattacaattttactttACTTTCTTATTGTCAATTAAGTCTTCAATTGTTTTGTTCAATTGAGCACTAAATGCAGCAGAACTGAAAGTTTCCATAAATCTAACTTTGCCTGCATCACCAAATTGCTGAACATATTctggatttttaattaaatcagcTATTTTCAGAGCAAATGCATCACCAGATAAATCAACCAAAAATCCAGTAATTCCAGAAACAACAGATTCTTTTGGACCACCAGAATTATGTGCAATTACTGGTTTACTCATGTACATTGCTTCAAGTGGTACAATACCAAAATGTTCATTTGGAGGCGTATATAATAAAACCATACAATGATATAAAATAGATACTTTATCAATATCCGAAGGAGAacgaagaaatattattttatctgtaACATTTAGCTCATCAGCAAGACCTATTAATTCCAAATAATGTTCTACATTTTCTTCAACTCTTTTATCATATCCACCAGCCATAATTAAATATACTTTTTtgtattcttcttcttttaagTACTTTTTGAGCTCTGCTAGTGCTTCTATTGCTAGGCCCAAATTTTTTTTACGTTCATATCTGTTGATAGATAGTAATATAGTACTATTTGGTGGTAACTTTTTATCAAGTACTCTTTCTAAGGGTATTATTCGAGCTTTATCAAAATAGTCTGTATTGATAGAGGGATATAAAACCTCAGGTTCAATAGTTAATCTCTTAAAAGTGTCCTTAAACACTGAACGTGTATATAgactatttacaaatattttatgtgCCATTCCAGTTGTTATTTCTTCCAGATAATTAAGGGGTATACGATACAATTGTTTACTAAGACCCTCTGGCCGTGAAAGTAATTGATCTGGATAATgacaataaaaaattatgtatgGAATTCGTAACCGAAGAATAGGGATGCATGCAGAAACTAGATCACAGAATACAATGTCTGGTCGATTTTCACAAAAAACGATGTAGCTAGCTGCATATATCTAGAAAAAAATACAACACAGTATGTGAAAATCATCTATACACATATGTCTTATTTCTTAAGAAATGAGCTCACCATACGAATATAAGCAAAAAGTGCAAAGAATCTACCCAAGATATGCCTGGGCAACCAACTTCCAACAACTGTAACAGGAATTGTTCCATCTTTTGTTTCAGAGAAACAATGTTCCGAATCGTGATGAGTTGTCACGAAATTAACCTCATAACCTTGTTTTTTTAAAGATAATGCAGCATCAACTACCAATCTTTCTGCTCCTCCTATGCCAAGATCCGGATGTAAAAATGTTACTCGTGtcatttttatcaatatattgacattaaaaatattatttgttgtGGAAAATAGCTCAATACTGTTCACGATACTACCGGCCTGTaacgtaattaataataataataataaacccacaatcatatatatatacaagtaCCTACACGTTCCTCCCACTAAACATACCGGAGGAAGAAATATGAATTTCGTTCGACCGTTCGACTGTTAGAGACGGAAATAAGTGAAGCCTACTTCTGACAGAATTTTTCTCATATGCATCGGTGATCTCCCTACTCTTGTTAGTCTCTGATCAGAGCATAGTACAACATAGTACAACAATAGTATCTGATAGTACATATTTCTCATGAATAGTACATATTTCTTCGTGTCTTTTCCTATACCAcggttataaaaatattaattgttgcCCACTATTTCGTCCGTATAAAACTGATATGAATTTAATTTCGCGATTCTAAGCTTACTATCATTTGTGATAGAAATcaatatagtaaatagtattcaagaaatatttgtaggaaGTAACTATCAACAGTCGGTGAAACAAAGCGCAATCGTGCAGAGAAAACCAAGCTGCTTTAATCTGATTTCGATTTAATCTGATCGCATTATGCTCATTTTTCGGTTCCTTGAGAAGTAAGCGTAATAAAATATAGCTTATATCTATCTGGAGCAAATTTTGTGTATTTTCCAACAATGAAAAAATTATCTAAGTCGATTGAATAGTTTCTGAGATAACCTTGGACACAGACACATACCTACGTATAAACTACCTctctttataatttaatataggCAAACTACATAGGTACATATAAGTATCAAACGTGGTATGAATCATGTTTCGTTAGTATTCATATATCAATAAAAAAGTTTGCACATTTTATCACAAACGAAATCATTATTTGAAAGTATACTGTGTGGTAGAATTCTCGCTGTTTTAGTTTCATAGAAAACATTGATAATATTCATAACAACATAAACAATTTGGCTTCTACTTCACTCACAGAAGAAATGAATAATTGACTTATATGATTAGTACTTCGTTATAAATATAGAAgatataaaagtatttaaatgaaatttatatacaaGGCGTCCAAGTTTCTATGGAGGATGATGATTTGCAGAATATGTATCAAGAACCATTTAAGAAAAatcgtaataatatatatttataccagATAAATTGTCTtccattaaataaatataaaagtttgGTGTATATTTTGTGGAGATTAAATCTTTATTGATATGAAACATTATATTTTGTAGCATATCACTAAAGGCAGTTTCATGTGCGCACCTAACAATGTGTTCACCAGCCACGTAAACTAACGTGACTATATCAATACATGGTTAGAAACATATACATAATTCGTGACCTAATAGTAATGATATTTGTTGACAAAACAGATAGAGTGTAATACTTTGATTTTTCTCAATACAGAATATAATTCAATCGaataatataaacatttctTTAAGTATAATATAAACATGTTGCTAGCTTTAAATGTCTCGCTATTTTAGATATAACCTCATTTGCCGGTTAGTGATCATTTTAAGAAGTTATGATTATATTTTTGCACAGAGACAGTTGaacattattatttaataaataaaaatggctGTGTTATGGGAAGTATACTTTCTGACAATATCAACGTTATTATTTGTACTTTGTGTACAAAGTTTGCAAAGTTTAGAAGTAATATATGCAATAAATGCTGGTGGAGAAGCACATACTGATAGTTATGGAATTCGTTATACCAAAGATCCTTTAATGAGTAAAGTTGGAACAGGATCCGATTATGGCAAGCAGTTAATTATTGGACGAGTAAATGCAGTTGATCAGATCTTATACCAAACTGAACGATATCATCATAGTACATTTGGATATGATATTCCAATCAGCGAGGATGGAGATTATGTTATGATATTAAAGTTCTGCGAAGTTTATTTCAACTCTCCTAATATGAAGGTAACATTTAGTTTTGTAATTACGACGTGATACTAAATAATTTCTTATTACTGAATATGATTTTAACAGAGTACTGTTTTCTGAAACATGTTTTAGGTGTTTGATGTTGTATTAAATGGAGATCATACCGTTGTTACTGACTTAGATATCTTTGAGAGAGTTGGACGTGGTGTAGCACATGATGAATATATTCCATTTAAAGTTCAAGCTGGGAAATTAATATACAATGATGAAGAGTCCGATATATTAGCTGGAAAAATTAGAGTTGAATTTATAAAAGtattatacttatatttatttttcatttatacaaTTTAATCCAACTATAAGTACATTAACCTTTGATAATTAATTGTAGGGTTACAGAGACAACCCAAAGATAAACGCTATTGCTGTAGTAAAAGGAAATATGGAAGGTATTATCTAAATTTGTGATATTTAAGAGCTTCTAaagtaaatgttataactatgtCGATGTTATTTAGATGTACCACAGTTGGGCCCGATTCCTCAAGAACCGGAAGAATATCACAATATACAAGAAGATGAGGAGGAGTCTACAGTTCGTAGTCGACATACAAGTGGCCCCAGAACTCCAGATCCTTATTCAATCGATGATTCCTCAGTAATGTTACCAGTCTTTGTAGCTCTTGGGGCATTTATTCCTTTACTATTTTGCCTATGTAAACTATAGGCTAAGTAAAAATTTTTGCACATGAATGCCTTGTACTTAAAGACGATAGTGTTCTAATCAGTTTAGGTAAATTTAGCACATGGAGAGTTggcaatatatatatgtatatgttggCCGTGTAAATAGTGGGAACATTTTTGATTTTGAGCTATGTCATCGAATTTCATTACAGctgtttattattaatttaatcgaatgaaaatgattaaatatgTTTTTATACAATGGATAATTCAAATTAAGAATGAAATTAAGAACTTGGGAAAGACGAGGAGTTGTTTAGTCATGACTTTTGTTGTCACTATAATGTGTTCATTCGtaagttatttaatttttaactatAGGAGTGGAATAATAGTTTGCACAAAAGTTGACACGtgttatcttt from Bombus vancouverensis nearcticus chromosome 9, iyBomVanc1_principal, whole genome shotgun sequence encodes the following:
- the CNBP gene encoding CCHC-type zinc finger nucleic acid binding protein, translating into MSSSACYKCNRMGHYARECPQGGGGGGRGDRGRDREGGFARGRDKCYKCNQFGHFARECKEDQDLCYRCQGVGHIAKDCQQGPEMSCYNCNKTGHMARSCPEGGNDSGRFGMQSCYNCNKTGHFARNCTEVGGKACYTCGKPGHLSRECDQDDRK
- the LOC117158888 gene encoding malectin-A codes for the protein MAVLWEVYFLTISTLLFVLCVQSLQSLEVIYAINAGGEAHTDSYGIRYTKDPLMSKVGTGSDYGKQLIIGRVNAVDQILYQTERYHHSTFGYDIPISEDGDYVMILKFCEVYFNSPNMKVFDVVLNGDHTVVTDLDIFERVGRGVAHDEYIPFKVQAGKLIYNDEESDILAGKIRVEFIKGYRDNPKINAIAVVKGNMEDVPQLGPIPQEPEEYHNIQEDEEESTVRSRHTSGPRTPDPYSIDDSSVMLPVFVALGAFIPLLFCLCKL
- the Alg2 gene encoding alpha-1,3/1,6-mannosyltransferase Alg2, with the protein product MTRVTFLHPDLGIGGAERLVVDAALSLKKQGYEVNFVTTHHDSEHCFSETKDGTIPVTVVGSWLPRHILGRFFALFAYIRMIYAASYIVFCENRPDIVFCDLVSACIPILRLRIPYIIFYCHYPDQLLSRPEGLSKQLYRIPLNYLEEITTGMAHKIFVNSLYTRSVFKDTFKRLTIEPEVLYPSINTDYFDKARIIPLERVLDKKLPPNSTILLSINRYERKKNLGLAIEALAELKKYLKEEEYKKVYLIMAGGYDKRVEENVEHYLELIGLADELNVTDKIIFLRSPSDIDKVSILYHCMVLLYTPPNEHFGIVPLEAMYMSKPVIAHNSGGPKESVVSGITGFLVDLSGDAFALKIADLIKNPEYVQQFGDAGKVRFMETFSSAAFSAQLNKTIEDLIDNKKVK
- the Spf45 gene encoding splicing factor 45, producing the protein MSLYDDFDKHRTSEKVVGWSSSIKLLQSQLQLKKAATTQPKREQYRKATAVLAPVIDLKSKANRNTEREDDGPHNNPLSSGTVSSIGVGGEFDWNVINEYDPMWPNEYDKVVKELRDLRDREHDQETEMRKRRRDSSRFEDTQASSGNSTMIPPERDEERTPTSRGIAGGAAIAPPPSLQESSELPPPTQPRPPTSIGYATSSVAAKIMAKYGFKEGQGLGKKEQGMSVALQVEKTSKRGGRIVGEREQLMPPPPPVAVSPPPTQQQVPPLQPSEEPSITEIMKCPSKVVLLRNMVGPGEVDDDLEPEVKDECNTKYGDVARVIIHEVTEAAPEEAVRIFVEFKRIESAIKAVVDLNGRFFGGRQVKAGFYSSEKLDSLQLMD